CGGCAGGGGATCGTCGCCGAAGCCGATCAGCATGGGCTCAGGCTCGAGCCAGACGCCGAAGCGGGCGTGGACGCCCCGGCGAATCTCCGTCGCCAGCGCGAGTACGGCGCGCGCGCTGCCGCCGCCACGGTGGACGACCGCCAACGCGTGCTTGCGCGAGATACCGACGCTGGCGTCACCGAAGCCCTTGCCGAAGCCGGCCTGCTCGATCAGCCAGGCGGCGGCGAGCTTGATCGTGCCGTCGGCGAGGCGTTGGTAGGGTAGGGTCGAGGCCTCCCCGCCGCCGCCGTCGCGGGCGGCGCGTCGAAGCAGGGCCTCCGCCTCCTCCGCCGCAAGCTGCGGATTGAGGAAGAACGAGCCCGCGCTGCGCGTCTCGGGATCCTGCGCGTCCAGCACCATTCCCTTGCTGCGGCGCAGGGTGAGCACGGCGTCGTGAATCCGCTGCGCTGAGGCTGCCGTGGCGCTCGAGGCAGCGATCAGCGCGCGCAGCTCCGGATGGGCCGGGAGTGGGGCCGGGCGCCGGCTGAGCCGAAAGCCCGCGCCGAGGATCACGTAGCGTTCGCGCGCCGCCTGCTTGAAGACGCTGCGCCGATAGCTCAG
The Pseudomonadota bacterium DNA segment above includes these coding regions:
- a CDS encoding UDP-N-acetylmuramate dehydrogenase → MRELLNEPLAVRTTLGLGGPARRVLELEHEHEVVGAVRALRRAATPWVVLGGGSNVLIADEGFAGCVLQPLLRGITRRDDGAESVEVWAAAGEPWSAFVAACVAEGLGGLECLAGIPGWVGATPIQNVGAYGQQVSDCLTRVRVYDAVADRLEELPASACGLSYRRSVFKQAARERYVILGAGFRLSRRPAPLPAHPELRALIAASSATAASAQRIHDAVLTLRRSKGMVLDAQDPETRSAGSFFLNPQLAAEEAEALLRRAARDGGGGEASTLPYQRLADGTIKLAAAWLIEQAGFGKGFGDASVGISRKHALAVVHRGGGSARAVLALATEIRRGVHARFGVWLEPEPMLIGFGDDPLPR